A single window of Gammaproteobacteria bacterium DNA harbors:
- a CDS encoding glycosyltransferase family 4 protein: MVYLLSRTGSLLRIIDHPNERSLHQIPTPRTGGLGIWVGSLAGLGAVSLLFGEVLEVIWLATGALIIAIISFIDDRLHVPVRIRLSIHLLAAITLVIGGLQWQSIELPGLHINLPPGITHVLSVLFIIWMTNLYNFMDGMDGLAGGMAVFGFGTLGMLGHLAGDDFYAAMCWMIAASSAGFLVWNFPPARIFMGDTGSSVLGLLAAALSLWADRDGLFPLWTAMLIFAPFVFDATLTLARRTLQGERIWEAHRSHYYQRLVQAGWSHRRTVLWEYGLMLLCSAGAFYAFRASTAGQWMIIGMILSTCLAGVVGVRHIERRHLASRMPKISL; the protein is encoded by the coding sequence ATGGTATATCTGCTAAGCCGCACCGGTTCGCTGCTCCGGATTATTGACCATCCCAACGAGCGATCTCTTCACCAGATACCGACGCCTCGCACAGGCGGACTGGGAATCTGGGTCGGGAGTCTCGCCGGACTTGGTGCTGTCTCGCTGCTGTTCGGAGAGGTGCTGGAGGTTATTTGGTTAGCAACTGGTGCATTGATCATAGCTATCATCTCATTCATTGATGATCGTTTACATGTACCCGTTAGGATCAGGCTTTCAATCCATCTGTTGGCAGCAATAACCCTCGTGATTGGCGGATTACAATGGCAATCCATTGAATTACCCGGATTACATATTAATCTTCCCCCTGGAATAACGCATGTATTAAGCGTGTTGTTCATCATCTGGATGACCAACCTCTACAATTTCATGGACGGTATGGACGGCCTCGCCGGTGGTATGGCCGTATTCGGCTTCGGCACCCTGGGTATGCTCGGTCACCTTGCAGGGGATGACTTTTACGCCGCAATGTGCTGGATGATTGCGGCATCCTCTGCCGGATTCCTAGTGTGGAATTTCCCGCCGGCACGCATCTTCATGGGTGATACCGGCTCCTCTGTCCTCGGGTTGCTGGCCGCGGCGCTGTCTTTGTGGGCGGATCGGGATGGACTGTTCCCGCTATGGACCGCCATGCTGATCTTTGCTCCGTTCGTCTTTGATGCGACACTGACCTTGGCGCGTCGTACTCTTCAGGGAGAACGCATCTGGGAAGCGCATCGCAGTCACTATTACCAGCGTCTGGTTCAGGCGGGATGGAGTCATCGACGTACCGTACTGTGGGAGTACGGGTTGATGCTGCTGTGCAGCGCGGGCGCCTTCTACGCCTTTCGTGCCTCGACGGCGGGGCAGTGGATGATCATCGGAATGATCCTCAGCACATGCCTGGCTGGCGTGGTCGGAGTGCGTCATATCGAACGACGCCACTTGGCCAGCCGGATGCCGAAAATCTCCTTGTAG
- a CDS encoding polysaccharide biosynthesis protein — MVAGAWFLAYLTRYNFQLSAGVWPVLWQTLPVVIAVQGLVLWRFGLYRGVWRFASVPDLWNIIRAAAIGVFIIALAEFLINRLAGIPRAIFLLYPIYLVLLLGTPRLGYRIWRDYRLGMLNGANRKRVLILGAGRAGEMLARDMRRDGGYIPVGFLDDQPALKGFKVHNLPVLGTIDRLPEIARDHALDLVIIALPSATNAQMRRVVEICEQAEIEFRTLPNLRDLGAGQPTVSELREVNIEDLLGRTPITLDWNRISKGLAGQTVLVSGGGGSIGSELCRQIARLRPAALVLFENNEYNLFEIERELRGKHPDLVLHAYLGDVRDRASVVRAFERFKPQVVFHAAAYKHVPMLESQAREAVRNNVLGTRLMAQTADRFGCEAFVMISTDKAVNPANVMGASKRVAEIYCQSFAKRSRTRFITVRFGNVLGSAGSVIPIFQKQIKAGGPVTVTHPDITRYFMTIPEAAQLIMQAGVMGEGGEIFVLDMGEPVRIGYLAEQMIRLSGKTPGEDIEIIYTGLRPGEKFYEELFYDQEEYKSTGHDKILLAHSVVVDWSMLTSDVRAIEEAVERYDEGEVHRLLKRIVPELAAQQSLSNVVPFERASV; from the coding sequence ATGGTCGCGGGCGCCTGGTTCCTGGCTTACCTGACCCGCTATAACTTCCAACTGTCCGCCGGTGTCTGGCCGGTCCTGTGGCAAACCCTCCCAGTGGTGATAGCAGTCCAGGGGCTGGTCCTGTGGCGTTTCGGCCTCTACCGTGGTGTCTGGCGCTTTGCCAGCGTCCCGGACCTCTGGAACATTATACGTGCCGCGGCTATCGGTGTTTTCATCATTGCCCTGGCCGAATTCCTGATCAATCGGCTGGCGGGCATTCCGCGCGCGATCTTCCTGCTGTACCCGATCTATCTGGTGCTGTTGCTGGGAACGCCCCGCCTGGGCTACCGCATCTGGAGGGATTACCGGCTCGGAATGCTGAACGGCGCCAACCGAAAACGGGTACTGATCCTGGGCGCCGGCCGGGCAGGGGAGATGCTGGCCCGCGACATGCGACGGGATGGCGGCTATATCCCGGTGGGATTCCTCGATGATCAGCCGGCCCTGAAAGGCTTCAAGGTCCATAATCTGCCGGTGCTGGGCACAATCGACCGGCTGCCCGAGATCGCGCGGGACCATGCGTTGGACCTGGTGATCATCGCGCTCCCGTCTGCGACCAACGCCCAGATGCGGCGGGTCGTGGAGATCTGCGAGCAGGCAGAAATCGAGTTCCGCACACTGCCCAACCTGCGGGATCTCGGGGCTGGGCAACCCACCGTATCCGAACTGCGCGAGGTCAATATCGAGGACCTGCTCGGGCGGACCCCGATCACGCTGGACTGGAACCGCATCAGCAAGGGTCTTGCCGGACAGACGGTCCTGGTGAGCGGAGGCGGGGGCTCGATCGGCTCCGAGCTGTGCCGCCAGATCGCGCGCCTGCGACCCGCTGCCCTGGTCCTGTTCGAAAACAACGAGTACAACCTGTTCGAGATCGAGCGCGAACTGCGCGGGAAGCACCCCGACCTGGTCCTGCATGCCTATCTGGGCGACGTGCGCGACCGCGCCTCGGTGGTCCGGGCCTTCGAGCGATTCAAGCCCCAGGTGGTGTTCCATGCCGCCGCCTACAAACATGTCCCCATGCTGGAATCCCAGGCCCGCGAGGCGGTGCGCAACAACGTGCTCGGTACCCGCCTGATGGCCCAGACCGCCGACCGCTTCGGCTGCGAGGCCTTCGTCATGATCTCCACCGACAAGGCGGTGAATCCGGCCAATGTGATGGGCGCCAGCAAGCGGGTGGCCGAAATCTACTGCCAGTCCTTCGCCAAGCGCTCGCGCACGCGTTTCATCACGGTGCGTTTCGGCAATGTGCTGGGATCAGCCGGGAGTGTCATTCCGATCTTTCAGAAGCAGATCAAGGCCGGCGGCCCGGTGACGGTCACTCACCCGGACATCACGCGCTATTTCATGACCATCCCCGAGGCGGCCCAGCTCATCATGCAGGCGGGGGTGATGGGCGAGGGCGGGGAGATCTTCGTGCTCGATATGGGTGAGCCGGTGCGCATCGGTTATCTGGCCGAGCAGATGATCCGCCTGTCCGGGAAGACCCCTGGAGAGGACATAGAAATTATCTATACCGGCCTGCGTCCAGGCGAGAAGTTCTACGAGGAGCTGTTTTACGACCAGGAGGAGTATAAATCCACCGGGCATGATAAAATCCTCCTCGCGCATTCTGTCGTCGTCGACTGGTCGATGCTGACGTCGGATGTGCGCGCAATTGAGGAAGCGGTGGAGAGATACGATGAGGGGGAGGTTCACCGCCTGCTCAAACGGATTGTGCCTGAGCTCGCCGCTCAACAATCGCTTTCCAATGTCGTCCCCTTCGAACGTGCGAGCGTATGA
- the galU gene encoding UTP--glucose-1-phosphate uridylyltransferase GalU, with protein sequence MTYKVTKAVFPVAGMGTRFLPATKANPKEMLPIVDKPLIQYAAEEAIAAGIKELIFVTSSAKRAIEDHFDKNYELESELVARNKRDLLRKVQGILPKGVSCAYIRQPEALGLGHAVLCARSVVGNEPFAVILADDLIDNGDHSCLRQMVDLFGERGCSLLGVEQVDPAETDKYGIITPKRIGDRLYQAEAIVEKPRPEEAPSALAVVGRYILTPGIFDYLENLGKGAGGEIQLTDAIAQLMGSETVLGYEFDGIRYDCGSKLGYLQATVEYALKHPDLQQPFREYLQKFCLLE encoded by the coding sequence ATGACATACAAGGTTACCAAAGCCGTGTTCCCGGTCGCGGGAATGGGCACCCGTTTCCTTCCGGCCACCAAGGCGAATCCGAAGGAAATGCTGCCCATCGTCGACAAACCCCTGATCCAGTACGCCGCGGAAGAAGCGATCGCGGCCGGTATCAAGGAACTGATCTTCGTCACCAGCAGCGCCAAGCGCGCCATTGAAGATCACTTCGATAAGAACTACGAACTCGAATCCGAACTGGTCGCGCGCAACAAGCGCGACCTCCTGCGCAAGGTGCAGGGCATCCTGCCGAAGGGCGTATCGTGCGCCTATATCCGTCAGCCGGAGGCCCTGGGGCTCGGGCATGCCGTGTTGTGCGCCCGGTCGGTGGTCGGCAACGAACCCTTCGCGGTGATCCTCGCCGACGACCTGATCGACAACGGTGATCACAGCTGCCTCAGACAGATGGTGGATCTGTTCGGGGAGCGGGGCTGCAGCCTGCTCGGCGTGGAGCAGGTCGATCCCGCCGAGACCGATAAATACGGCATCATCACCCCGAAGCGGATCGGTGACCGCCTCTACCAGGCGGAAGCCATCGTGGAAAAGCCACGGCCGGAGGAGGCGCCTTCCGCGCTGGCGGTGGTCGGCCGCTACATCCTGACCCCCGGCATCTTCGATTACCTGGAAAACCTCGGCAAGGGTGCCGGCGGCGAGATCCAGCTCACCGACGCTATCGCGCAGTTGATGGGCAGCGAGACAGTGCTGGGCTACGAGTTCGATGGCATCCGCTATGACTGCGGCAGCAAGCTCGGCTATCTGCAGGCCACAGTCGAATACGCGCTCAAGCACCCCGATCTGCAACAGCCTTTCCGTGAGTACCTGCAAAAGTTCTGCCTGCTGGAGTGA
- a CDS encoding Rne/Rng family ribonuclease translates to MLINATQPEELRVALVDGQYLYDLDIETPSREQKKSNIYKGRITRIEPSLEAAFVDYGADRHGFLPLKEVSPTVFDTASDDNRRVEIRDALKEGQEIVVQVVKEERGNKGAALTTFISLAGRYLVLMPNNPRAGGISRRIEGDDRNEMREAINALQIPDGMGIIVRTAGIGKSAEEIQWDLDYLVRVWEAIEAASSSETRAPYLIYQESDIIIRAIRDYLRPNIGEILIDDPAVYQRARDFMQQVMPQNLNKLKLYQEEIPLFTRFQIESQIEAAHHHEIRLPSGGAVVIDHAEALVAIDINSARATKGGDIEETALMTNLEAADEIARQLRLRDLGGLIVIDFIDMTPARNQREVENRLKEALKKDRARVQMGRISRFGLLEMSRQRLRPSLGESAYSICPRCNGLGTIRNVESLALSILRVIEEEAMKENTGRLIIQVPVNVATFLLNEKREAISRVEKRQGIKILLIANSALETPKFEVKRLRKEDLPAETEEKASYELASEIEAKAEVVPLAQPKPIPEAPLVKGIKPLTPAPASRPEDAPEVEGEPRSHGEPAARGGFIKQLWSTLFGGQKEEPPKAAASRAQPSERKERRHDGAGDRQGVRGGRGGPRNQPQQRRGGQGSTGRHGGEPRVKPPAEPRQETAENPRPTESADQPQPQSGQQTRPAQGDRGGEGSQGAGSRSGRQRSRRGGRRRSQNRDAAGGDSAGRSGEGGGNRGSGQPQRPEPAHAANSGSGDAAPVSNDTGRRDNIPPTPVATAVASAPPAPAIPHSPAPVTTFAAPVSSIVEPAKPDFRPSSLHSAITSQRDHERPAAASTPVPPAVSTESRATADAPRREHESD, encoded by the coding sequence ATGCTGATTAATGCGACTCAGCCGGAAGAGTTGCGGGTCGCACTGGTTGATGGGCAATATCTTTACGATCTCGATATAGAAACCCCGTCGCGGGAACAGAAAAAGTCGAATATCTACAAGGGCCGCATCACCCGCATCGAGCCCAGCCTGGAAGCGGCCTTCGTCGATTACGGCGCGGATCGCCACGGCTTTCTGCCCCTCAAGGAAGTCTCCCCCACCGTTTTCGATACCGCATCCGACGACAACCGGCGGGTGGAGATCCGTGATGCCCTGAAAGAGGGCCAGGAGATCGTCGTTCAGGTGGTCAAGGAGGAGCGCGGCAACAAGGGCGCCGCCCTGACCACCTTCATCAGCCTGGCGGGCCGTTATCTGGTTCTGATGCCCAACAATCCCCGCGCCGGCGGTATCTCGCGCCGGATCGAGGGCGATGACCGCAACGAGATGCGCGAGGCCATCAATGCCCTGCAGATCCCGGATGGCATGGGCATCATCGTGCGCACCGCCGGCATCGGGAAGAGCGCCGAAGAGATCCAGTGGGACCTCGACTACCTGGTGCGCGTGTGGGAGGCCATCGAGGCCGCCTCCAGCTCCGAGACCCGCGCCCCCTACCTGATCTACCAGGAAAGCGACATCATCATCCGCGCCATCCGCGACTATCTGCGGCCGAACATCGGCGAGATCCTGATCGACGACCCGGCGGTCTACCAGCGCGCGCGCGATTTCATGCAGCAGGTGATGCCGCAGAACCTCAACAAGCTCAAGCTTTATCAGGAAGAAATCCCCCTCTTCACCCGGTTTCAGATCGAAAGCCAGATCGAGGCGGCCCACCATCATGAGATCCGCCTGCCGTCGGGCGGCGCCGTCGTCATCGACCACGCCGAGGCGCTGGTCGCCATCGATATCAACTCTGCCCGCGCGACCAAGGGCGGCGACATCGAGGAAACCGCCCTGATGACCAATCTGGAGGCGGCGGACGAGATCGCCCGCCAGCTCCGGTTGCGCGACCTGGGCGGTCTGATCGTCATCGATTTCATCGACATGACCCCCGCGCGCAACCAGCGCGAGGTCGAAAACCGCCTCAAGGAGGCGCTGAAGAAGGACCGCGCCCGCGTCCAGATGGGGCGGATTTCGCGCTTCGGCCTGCTCGAGATGTCGCGCCAGCGCCTGCGGCCCTCGCTGGGCGAATCCGCCTACAGCATCTGCCCGCGCTGCAACGGCCTCGGCACGATCCGCAACGTCGAATCCCTGGCGCTGTCGATCCTGCGCGTGATCGAGGAAGAGGCCATGAAGGAGAACACCGGCCGCCTGATCATCCAGGTCCCGGTCAATGTCGCGACCTTCCTCCTCAATGAGAAGCGCGAGGCGATCTCGCGGGTCGAGAAGCGCCAGGGCATCAAGATCCTGTTGATCGCGAATTCCGCCCTGGAGACGCCAAAATTCGAGGTCAAGCGCCTCCGCAAGGAAGATCTGCCGGCGGAGACCGAGGAAAAGGCCAGCTACGAGCTCGCGAGCGAGATCGAGGCCAAGGCTGAAGTCGTTCCGCTGGCCCAGCCCAAGCCGATCCCCGAGGCGCCGCTCGTCAAAGGCATCAAGCCCCTGACCCCGGCGCCGGCCAGCCGGCCGGAGGATGCTCCGGAAGTCGAGGGAGAACCGCGCTCGCATGGTGAACCCGCCGCTCGCGGCGGGTTCATCAAGCAGCTCTGGTCCACACTCTTCGGCGGACAGAAGGAAGAGCCCCCCAAGGCCGCCGCCAGCCGCGCGCAACCCTCCGAACGCAAGGAGAGACGCCATGACGGTGCGGGTGACCGGCAGGGAGTCCGTGGCGGGCGCGGCGGCCCAAGAAACCAGCCGCAACAACGACGTGGCGGACAGGGTTCGACTGGCCGTCACGGCGGTGAGCCGCGCGTAAAGCCACCGGCCGAGCCGAGACAGGAGACGGCGGAGAATCCGCGCCCGACCGAATCTGCGGATCAGCCGCAACCGCAATCCGGCCAGCAGACCCGGCCTGCTCAGGGCGACCGCGGTGGTGAAGGGAGTCAGGGTGCGGGCAGTCGTTCGGGCCGGCAGCGTTCCCGCCGCGGCGGACGCCGCCGCTCTCAGAATCGCGACGCGGCCGGTGGCGACAGCGCGGGAAGATCCGGTGAAGGCGGCGGCAACCGCGGGTCGGGTCAGCCGCAGCGCCCTGAACCGGCGCATGCTGCCAATTCAGGCAGTGGCGATGCCGCTCCGGTGAGCAATGATACGGGACGCAGGGACAACATCCCGCCGACGCCCGTCGCTACGGCTGTCGCAAGTGCGCCACCTGCCCCAGCGATACCCCACAGCCCGGCGCCGGTCACGACCTTCGCGGCTCCGGTGAGTTCCATCGTGGAGCCTGCCAAGCCGGATTTCCGGCCCAGCTCGCTCCATTCGGCGATCACCTCGCAACGGGATCATGAGCGTCCCGCGGCCGCGTCGACGCCGGTCCCGCCAGCCGTATCCACGGAGTCCCGTGCCACGGCAGATGCCCCGCGGCGGGAACACGAATCGGACTAA